In the Streptomyces sp. BHT-5-2 genome, one interval contains:
- a CDS encoding D-2-hydroxyacid dehydrogenase family protein — MTSPATVPVPDLSGAAPRCAVLDDYQGVALTMADWSPLAGAVDVRTLRTPLRTEDEVVAAIGDCEIVVAMRERTPFPASLLARLPRLRLLVTSGMRNAAIDLAAAARHGVTVCGTASNGEPPVELTWALILGLARNVVTESTAMRAGGPWQSTVGADLHGRTLGLLGLGRIGSRVARVGLAFGMDVVAWSENLTAERAAEVGVRAAAGKEELLEAADFVSLHLVLGDRTRGLLGAPELRRMRPTGYLVNTSRAGLVDQDALVRALRENWIAGAGLDVYDPEPLPADAALRTLPNVLALPHLGYVTRRNYEGYFREAVEDIAAYLAGEPVRRLG; from the coding sequence ATGACCTCGCCTGCCACCGTGCCCGTACCGGACCTTTCGGGCGCGGCACCGCGCTGTGCCGTGCTCGACGACTACCAGGGCGTGGCCCTGACCATGGCCGACTGGTCGCCGCTGGCCGGCGCCGTGGACGTCCGGACGCTGCGGACACCGCTGCGCACCGAGGACGAGGTGGTCGCGGCGATCGGTGACTGCGAGATCGTGGTCGCGATGCGCGAGCGGACGCCGTTCCCGGCCTCGCTGCTGGCCCGGCTGCCGCGGCTCCGGCTGCTGGTCACGTCCGGGATGCGGAACGCCGCGATCGATCTGGCGGCGGCCGCCCGGCACGGCGTGACGGTCTGCGGCACCGCCAGCAACGGCGAGCCGCCCGTCGAGCTGACCTGGGCGCTCATCCTGGGCCTGGCCCGCAACGTCGTCACCGAGAGCACCGCGATGCGGGCCGGCGGCCCCTGGCAGAGCACCGTCGGCGCCGATCTGCACGGCCGGACGCTGGGGCTGCTGGGCCTCGGCCGGATCGGCAGCCGGGTGGCCCGGGTCGGGCTGGCCTTCGGGATGGACGTGGTGGCCTGGAGCGAGAACCTGACCGCCGAGCGGGCCGCGGAGGTGGGCGTGCGCGCCGCCGCCGGCAAGGAGGAGCTCCTGGAGGCCGCCGACTTCGTCTCGCTGCACCTCGTCCTCGGCGACCGCACCCGCGGGCTGCTCGGCGCCCCCGAACTGCGCCGGATGCGTCCCACCGGCTATCTGGTCAACACCTCGCGGGCCGGCCTCGTCGACCAGGACGCGCTGGTCCGGGCCCTGCGCGAGAACTGGATCGCCGGCGCCGGCCTGGACGTCTACGACCCGGAGCCGCTGCCCGCGGACGCCGCCCTGCGCACCCTTCCGAACGTCCTCGCCCTCCCCCATCTCGGCTATGTCACCCGCCGCAACTACGAGGGCTACTTCCGAGAGGCCGTCGAGGACATCGCGGCCTATCTGGCCGGGGAGCCCGTCCGGCGGCTGGGGTGA
- a CDS encoding ADP-ribosylglycohydrolase family protein, which yields MGAAAGGTAIWGRAEQQDFRSRVRGCLLGGAIGDALGAAVEFDSLDAIREAHGQEGVTGMVPAFGRRGAVTDDTQMTLFTVDGLIRAQVRRDTGAWHPPTDVHRAYLRWAATQRDWGPDERREDDGWLAREEWLYARRAPGRACLSGLGDEAMGTLDQPKNPDSKGCGAVMRSAPFGLLVGWEPQLVFQLAVECAAQTHGHPTGYLAAGAFAVISHSLARGEDLDGAVQKALAHLATRTGHEETTDALKRALGAVRQGMPTAARVESLGEGWTAEEALSIGVYCALVAEDVRHGLLLAVNHSGDSDSTGSVCGNLLGTLHGETALPPDWLVELEGRATMLQLADDFAMEMTQGPALHGPAGSAPGWLARYPRA from the coding sequence ATGGGCGCAGCGGCGGGCGGCACCGCCATCTGGGGCCGCGCCGAACAGCAGGACTTCCGCAGCCGGGTGCGCGGCTGCCTGCTGGGCGGCGCCATCGGGGACGCGCTCGGCGCGGCCGTCGAGTTCGACTCCCTGGACGCGATCCGCGAGGCACACGGCCAGGAGGGCGTGACCGGCATGGTGCCCGCCTTCGGGCGCCGCGGCGCGGTCACCGACGACACCCAGATGACACTCTTCACCGTGGACGGCCTGATCCGCGCCCAGGTCCGCCGCGACACCGGTGCCTGGCACCCGCCCACCGACGTCCACCGCGCCTACCTCCGCTGGGCCGCCACCCAGCGCGACTGGGGCCCCGACGAACGCAGGGAGGACGACGGCTGGCTCGCCCGCGAGGAATGGCTCTACGCCCGCCGCGCCCCCGGCCGGGCCTGCCTGAGCGGCCTCGGCGACGAGGCGATGGGCACCCTCGACCAGCCGAAGAACCCGGACTCCAAGGGCTGCGGCGCGGTGATGCGCTCCGCGCCGTTCGGCCTGCTCGTCGGCTGGGAGCCGCAGCTGGTCTTCCAGCTCGCCGTCGAGTGCGCGGCCCAGACCCACGGCCACCCCACCGGCTACCTCGCGGCCGGCGCGTTCGCCGTGATCAGCCACTCCCTGGCGCGCGGCGAGGACCTCGACGGCGCCGTCCAGAAGGCCCTGGCCCACCTCGCCACCCGCACCGGCCACGAGGAGACCACCGACGCCCTCAAGCGCGCACTGGGCGCCGTACGGCAGGGGATGCCGACGGCCGCCCGGGTCGAGTCGCTGGGCGAGGGCTGGACGGCCGAGGAGGCGCTGTCCATCGGCGTCTACTGCGCCCTGGTCGCCGAGGACGTCCGGCACGGCCTGCTGCTCGCCGTCAACCACAGCGGCGACAGCGACTCCACCGGCTCCGTCTGCGGCAACCTCCTGGGCACCCTGCACGGCGAGACCGCGCTCCCCCCGGACTGGCTGGTCGAGCTGGAGGGCCGCGCCACGATGCTCCAACTCGCCGACGACTTCGCCATGGAGATGACGCAGGGCCCCGCCCTGCACGGTCCGGCCGGTTCGGCGCCTGGGTGGTTGGCGCGGTACCCACGCGCCTGA
- a CDS encoding TIGR03619 family F420-dependent LLM class oxidoreductase: MRIATTIFLTDETIRPVRLAHELEQRGFDGLYLPEHTHIPASRDTPAPMGEPLPREYGRTLDPFIALGQAAAVTERLRLGTGITLVAQHDPIDLAKQIATLDHLSGGRFTLGVGYGWNVEEAADHGVEWATRRALVRDRLALMRTLWADEPTAYEGPFGSVRASLAHPKPAGGAPRVLLGGTAGPKLLAEIAATADGWLPIGGGGLSETLPALRRAWTEAGRAGEPAVVPYAVRPTPGKLSHYRDLGLREVVLQLPPAGEAEILRTLDDYAQYL, from the coding sequence ATGCGGATCGCGACCACGATCTTCCTGACGGACGAGACGATCCGGCCGGTCAGGCTGGCCCACGAACTGGAACAGCGCGGCTTCGACGGCCTGTATCTGCCCGAGCACACCCACATCCCCGCCTCCCGGGACACCCCGGCCCCGATGGGCGAACCGCTGCCCCGCGAATACGGCCGCACCCTCGACCCGTTCATCGCCCTCGGCCAGGCCGCCGCGGTCACCGAGCGGCTCCGCCTGGGCACCGGCATCACCCTCGTCGCCCAGCACGACCCGATCGACCTCGCCAAGCAGATCGCGACCCTGGACCACCTCTCCGGCGGCCGCTTCACCCTCGGCGTCGGCTACGGCTGGAACGTCGAGGAGGCCGCCGACCACGGTGTGGAGTGGGCGACCCGCCGGGCACTGGTCCGCGACCGGCTGGCACTGATGCGCACCCTGTGGGCCGACGAACCCACCGCCTACGAAGGCCCGTTCGGCTCCGTCCGCGCCTCCCTCGCCCACCCCAAACCGGCCGGCGGCGCACCGCGCGTCCTGCTGGGCGGCACGGCCGGCCCCAAGCTCCTGGCGGAGATCGCGGCCACCGCGGACGGCTGGCTGCCCATCGGTGGCGGCGGCCTGTCGGAGACCCTCCCGGCCCTGCGGCGCGCCTGGACGGAAGCCGGCCGCGCGGGCGAGCCGGCGGTGGTGCCGTACGCGGTCCGCCCGACGCCCGGCAAGCTGTCCCACTACCGGGACCTGGGCCTGCGGGAAGTGGTCCTCCAGCTGCCGCCGGCCGGCGAGGCGGAGATCCTGCGGACGCTGGACGACTACGCGCAGTACCTGTGA
- a CDS encoding bifunctional FO biosynthesis protein CofGH yields MTSRAQGSDQGSHRGSDQASGRAGQGGAAPRPTANAMRRALKRARDGVALDATEAAVLLQARGEDLETLCASAARVRDAGLEAAGRPGVITYSKSVFVPLTRLCRDKCHYCTFATVPGKLRRAGHGMFMSPDEVLAIARRGAELGCKEALITLGDKPEERWPEAREWLEAEGYDDTIAYVRAIAIRILEETGLLPHLNPGVLSWTDFQRLKPVAPSMGMMLETTAERLWSEPGGPHHGSPDKEPAVRLRVLEDAGRSSVPFTSGLLIGIGETYEERAESLFALRRVSRAYHGVQELIMQNFRAKPDTAMRGMPDAELDELVATVAVARHIMGPAACLQAPPNLVDGEYGRLIRAGVDDWGGVSPLTPDHVNPERPWPQIDALAEKSAAEGFRLRERLAVYPEFVRRGEPWLDPRLLPHVTALADPETGLAREDAVVTGRPWQEPDEGFVASGRTDLHRTIDTEGRTADRRDDFDEVYGDWAALREAAAPGMVPSRLDGDVRQALSQAADDPTRLTDAEALALLHADGPALDALCRIADDLRRDTVGDDVTYIVTRNINFTNVCYTGCRFCAFAQRRTDADAYTLSLSQVADRAQQAWDVGAVEVCMQGGIHPDLPGTAYFDIARAVKERVPGMHVHAFSPMEVVNGATRTGLSIREWLSEARAAGLDTIPGTAAEILDDEVRWVLTKGKLPTATWVEVIKTAHELGIRSSSTMMYGHVDQPRHWLGHLRLLAEIQQSALSKGVEGFTEFVTLPFIHTNAPVYLAGIARPGPTTRDNRAVTAMARLLLHPHLTNIQTSWVKLGTEGAAEMLRSGANDLGGTLMEETISRMAGSSYGSYRSIQDLVGIAELAGRPARPRTTTYGDVPAERRAAALASDGHLPKLLPVVE; encoded by the coding sequence ATGACTTCGCGCGCGCAGGGATCCGACCAGGGGTCCCACCGGGGATCTGACCAGGCATCGGGCCGGGCCGGCCAGGGCGGGGCGGCCCCGCGGCCGACGGCCAACGCCATGCGCCGGGCGCTCAAGCGGGCCCGGGACGGCGTGGCGCTGGACGCCACCGAGGCCGCGGTGCTGCTCCAGGCCCGCGGCGAGGATCTGGAGACGCTGTGCGCCTCGGCGGCCCGGGTGCGCGACGCGGGCCTGGAGGCCGCCGGCCGCCCCGGTGTCATCACGTACTCCAAGAGCGTCTTCGTCCCCCTGACGCGCCTGTGCCGCGACAAGTGCCACTACTGCACCTTCGCCACCGTCCCCGGCAAGCTCCGCCGGGCCGGCCACGGGATGTTCATGTCGCCGGACGAGGTCCTGGCGATCGCCCGCCGCGGCGCCGAACTCGGCTGCAAGGAAGCCCTGATCACCCTCGGGGACAAGCCCGAGGAGCGCTGGCCCGAGGCGCGCGAGTGGCTGGAGGCCGAAGGGTACGACGACACCATCGCCTACGTCCGCGCCATCGCGATCCGCATCCTGGAGGAGACCGGGCTGCTGCCCCACCTCAATCCCGGCGTGCTGTCCTGGACGGACTTCCAGCGGCTCAAGCCCGTCGCCCCGTCGATGGGCATGATGCTGGAGACCACCGCCGAGCGCCTGTGGAGCGAGCCCGGCGGCCCGCACCACGGCTCGCCGGACAAGGAGCCCGCCGTGCGGCTGCGGGTCCTGGAGGACGCCGGGCGCAGCTCCGTCCCGTTCACCAGCGGCCTGCTGATCGGCATCGGGGAGACGTACGAGGAGCGCGCCGAGTCGCTGTTCGCGCTGCGCCGGGTCTCCCGCGCCTACCACGGCGTCCAGGAACTCATCATGCAGAACTTCCGTGCCAAGCCGGACACGGCGATGCGCGGCATGCCCGACGCCGAGCTGGACGAGCTGGTCGCCACGGTGGCAGTCGCCCGGCACATCATGGGCCCGGCCGCCTGCCTCCAGGCGCCGCCCAATCTGGTGGACGGGGAGTACGGCCGGCTGATCCGGGCCGGTGTCGACGACTGGGGCGGCGTCTCCCCGCTCACCCCGGACCACGTCAATCCCGAGCGCCCCTGGCCGCAGATCGACGCGCTCGCCGAGAAGTCCGCCGCCGAGGGCTTCCGGCTGCGCGAACGCCTCGCGGTCTACCCGGAGTTCGTCCGGCGCGGCGAGCCCTGGCTGGACCCGCGGCTGCTGCCGCACGTCACCGCCCTCGCCGACCCGGAGACGGGCCTGGCCCGGGAGGACGCCGTGGTGACGGGCCGCCCCTGGCAGGAGCCCGACGAGGGCTTCGTCGCCTCCGGCCGCACCGACCTGCACCGCACCATCGACACCGAGGGCCGCACCGCCGACCGCCGGGACGACTTCGACGAGGTCTACGGCGACTGGGCGGCGCTGCGCGAGGCCGCCGCCCCCGGCATGGTGCCCTCCCGGCTGGACGGCGACGTCCGGCAGGCCCTCTCGCAGGCCGCCGACGACCCCACCAGGCTCACCGACGCCGAGGCGCTCGCCCTGCTGCACGCCGACGGCCCGGCGCTGGACGCGCTCTGCCGGATCGCCGACGACCTGCGCCGCGACACGGTCGGCGACGACGTCACCTACATCGTCACCAGGAACATCAACTTCACCAACGTCTGCTACACCGGCTGCCGTTTCTGCGCCTTCGCCCAGCGCCGCACCGACGCCGACGCCTACACCCTCTCCCTCTCCCAGGTCGCCGACCGCGCCCAGCAGGCGTGGGACGTGGGCGCGGTGGAGGTCTGCATGCAGGGCGGCATCCACCCCGACCTGCCGGGCACCGCGTACTTCGACATCGCCCGCGCGGTGAAGGAGCGGGTCCCCGGCATGCACGTGCACGCCTTCTCCCCGATGGAGGTGGTCAACGGCGCGACCCGCACCGGCCTGTCCATCCGGGAGTGGCTGAGCGAGGCCAGGGCCGCGGGCCTGGACACCATCCCCGGCACCGCCGCGGAGATCCTGGACGACGAGGTCCGCTGGGTCCTCACCAAGGGCAAACTCCCCACCGCCACCTGGGTCGAGGTCATCAAGACCGCCCACGAACTGGGCATCCGCTCCTCGTCGACGATGATGTACGGCCATGTGGACCAGCCCCGCCACTGGCTGGGCCACCTCCGGCTGCTGGCCGAGATCCAGCAGTCCGCGCTGTCCAAGGGCGTCGAAGGGTTCACCGAGTTCGTCACGCTGCCCTTCATCCACACCAACGCCCCCGTCTATCTGGCCGGTATCGCCCGCCCCGGCCCCACCACCCGCGACAACCGCGCGGTGACGGCGATGGCCCGGCTCCTGCTCCACCCGCACCTCACCAACATCCAGACCAGCTGGGTGAAGCTCGGCACGGAGGGCGCCGCGGAGATGCTGCGCTCCGGTGCCAACGACCTCGGCGGCACCCTGATGGAGGAGACCATCTCCCGTATGGCGGGGTCGAGTTACGGCTCCTACCGCTCCATCCAGGATCTGGTCGGCATCGCCGAGCTCGCCGGCCGCCCGGCCCGCCCCCGGACGACGACCTACGGCGACGTCCCCGCCGAGCGCCGGGCCGCCGCGCTGGCGTCCGACGGCCATCTGCCGAAGCTGCTGCCCGTGGTGGAGTAG
- a CDS encoding VOC family protein, translating to MPLLDHTIVHSKDRFASARFLAELLDAPEPKAYGPFAAVKMDNGVTLDYAEHVAGGREFVATHYAFLVTEEEFDGILARIRKRELPYWADPRHTKPQEINHRDGGRGVYVDDPDGHAMEFLTRTYSEELLNSL from the coding sequence ATGCCCCTCCTCGACCACACGATCGTGCACAGCAAGGACCGTTTCGCCTCGGCCCGTTTCCTCGCCGAGCTGCTGGACGCCCCCGAGCCCAAGGCGTACGGCCCGTTCGCGGCGGTCAAGATGGACAACGGGGTGACCCTCGACTACGCCGAGCACGTCGCCGGCGGCCGGGAGTTCGTCGCCACGCACTACGCGTTCCTGGTGACGGAGGAGGAGTTCGACGGGATCCTGGCCCGCATCCGGAAGCGGGAGCTGCCCTACTGGGCCGACCCGAGGCACACCAAGCCGCAGGAGATCAACCACCGCGACGGCGGGCGGGGCGTCTACGTCGACGACCCCGACGGCCACGCCATGGAGTTCCTGACCCGGACGTACTCCGAGGAACTGCTGAACTCGTTGTGA